One genomic window of Monodelphis domestica isolate mMonDom1 chromosome 1, mMonDom1.pri, whole genome shotgun sequence includes the following:
- the CRIP2 gene encoding cysteine-rich protein 2 isoform X2: MCPRCNKRVYFAEKVTSLGKDWHRPCLRCERCGKTLTPGGHAEHDGQPYCHKPCYGILFGPKGVNTGAVGSYIYDKDPEVKDQP, translated from the exons ATGTGTCCTCGATGTAACAAGAGGGTCTATTTTG CGGAGAAGGTGACATCCCTGGGGAAGGATTGGCACCGGCCTTGCCTGCGCTGTGAGCGTTGTGGAAAGACACTGACACCTGGTGGACATGCGGAG CATGATGGGCAACCATATTGCCATAAACCTTGCTATGGAATTCTCTTTGGACCTAAAG GAGTGAACACTGGGGCAGTGGGGAGCTACATCTATGACAAAGACCCTGAAGTTAAGGACCAGCCCTAG
- the CRIP2 gene encoding cysteine-rich protein 2 isoform X1, whose amino-acid sequence MASKCPKCDKTVYFAEKVSSLGKDWHKFCLKCERCSKTLTPGGHAEHDGKPFCHKPCYATLFGPKGVNIGGAGSYIYEKPQAEETPVTGPIEHPVRVEDRKASGPPRGPSKASSVTTFTGEPNMCPRCNKRVYFAEKVTSLGKDWHRPCLRCERCGKTLTPGGHAEHDGQPYCHKPCYGILFGPKGVNTGAVGSYIYDKDPEVKDQP is encoded by the exons ATGGCTTCCAAGTGCCCCAAGTGTGACAAGACCGTGTACTTCG CCGAGAAGGTGAGCTCCCTGGGCAAGGACTGGCATAAATTTTGTCTCAAGTGTGAACGTTGCAGCAAGACACTGACACCTGGAGGGCATGCAGAG CACGATGGGAAGCCGTTTTGCCACAAGCCCTGCTACGCCACGTTGTTTGGGCCTAAAG GTGTAAACATTGGGGGCGCAGGCTCTTACATCTATGAGAAACCACAGGCAGAGGAGACTCCTGTCACCGGCCCTATCGAGCACCCTGTGCGGGTAGAGGATCGGAAAGCCAGCGGCCCTCCCCGGGGGCCCAGCAAAG CTTCCAGTGTCACCACCTTCACTGGGGAGCCCAACATGTGTCCTCGATGTAACAAGAGGGTCTATTTTG CGGAGAAGGTGACATCCCTGGGGAAGGATTGGCACCGGCCTTGCCTGCGCTGTGAGCGTTGTGGAAAGACACTGACACCTGGTGGACATGCGGAG CATGATGGGCAACCATATTGCCATAAACCTTGCTATGGAATTCTCTTTGGACCTAAAG GAGTGAACACTGGGGCAGTGGGGAGCTACATCTATGACAAAGACCCTGAAGTTAAGGACCAGCCCTAG